The Planctellipticum variicoloris DNA window GGCAATGACACCGGGGAGCGGATTTCGTTCTCGACCACCCGCCCCGAAACGATGCTCGGCGACACCGCCCTCTGCGTCCATCCGACCGACGAGCGCTACACGGCCCTCGTGGGGAAGCAGGTCCGCATTCCGGTGATCGGCCGGCTGATTCCGATCATCGCCGACGCGCTGCTGGCGGATAAGGAACTGGGGACCGGCTGCGTGAAAGTCACCCCGGCCCACGATCCGAACGACTACGCCTGCGGCCTGCGCAACAAGCTGCCGATGATCAACATCCTCAACCCGGACGGCACCATCAACGGGGAAGGGGGGGAGTTCGCCGGCCTCGACCGCTTCGACGCCCGCGCGAGGGTCGTCGCCGAGATGCAGTCCCTCGGCCACTTCGAAAAAGTCGAAGACCGACAGATCCCGCTGAAGTACAGCGACCGCTCGAAGACGCCGATCGAACCGTACCTCTCCGACCAGTGGTTCGTGAAAATGGACGAACTGGCGCAGAAAGCGATCGACGCCGTCGACGACGGCCGCGTGCAGTTCTTCCCCGAACGCTACAAGTCGAGCTACCTCGACTGGCTGGGCGAGAAGCGCGACTGGTGCATCAGCCGGCAGTTGTGGTGGGGACACCGGATCTCGGTTTGGCGTAAGACCATTAAGATGGGAGCAAAGCCGGATGCCTACCTAATCGCCACACAGATCCCGGCCTACGAATCGGTGCCAACGGCACCGCACGGCGTGAAGATAAGCGACACCTACAAAGATTTCGTTGCCGATCAAATTATGGCCGGGCCTGAAGTCGACGAGTTGACCCTACTGTGGTGTATTGACTCGGGGCATTCAGAGTTCGAAAAGGAAGCGGAGAAACTTGGCTTCGTCCAGGACGAAGACGTCCTCGACACCTGGTTCAGCAGCGCCCTCTGGCCCCACGCCACGCTCGGCTGGCCCGATACCGAGCACAATCCACCTCTGGCGGCATCAGCCGCAACGAGCCCAACCAGTGCTCGGTCATTGGTTGAGGACGCGTTTCCCGTTGTTCCGCTGACCGGAATGACCATCTCCCCGGAAGCGATTGTCGCTGTCCAGGCGGATTGGGCACGCAAGCATCAGGCCATGCCAATCGCCATCGAGGAAGATGTGTTGGTGGTCGCGTTTGCTGACGAGATTGACCAGGAACGGATTGACGCCATCCGCTTTCATGCGAACCGTGAACTCAAAGTTGTCCTGGCGACTGCAAGCGACGTGAACGCGGCCATCGATCGTCACTACGACTCTTCCTCAACTCTCAACGCTCAACCCTCAACGGGCACCACGAACGCCGTCCTCAACTACTTCTACCCCGGCTCCGTCCTGATCACTTCCCGCGACATCATCACGCTGTGGGTCGCGCGGATGGTCCTCACCGGGCTCTACAACATGGGGGACGTCCCGTTCAAGCACGTCCACGTCCATCCGAAGATCCTCGACGGCTTCGGGCAGGGGATGTCCAAATCGAAGGGGAACGGCGTCGATCCGCTGGAGCTGATCGAACGCTACGGCTGCGACGGCATGCGGTTCACGATCGCCTCCTTCGCCGGCGAAACCCAGGACGTCCGGCTGCCGGTCGGCTACGAATGCCCCCACTGCCAGGCCCCCATTCCGCAGCAGCAGGAACACCTGAAGTTCAAACCGGGCAAGCCGCGGATCAAGTGCCCCAAGTGCAAGAAGGAAAGCCAGTACGCCTGCCCGTACTACGAGCCCGACGAGGGCGAACCGGTCGCCCGCATCGTCATCGAACGCTTCGAATACGGCCGGAATTTTGCCAACAAGCTCTGGAACGCCGCCCGCTTCGCGCTGCTGAACCTGGAAGGCTATACGCCGGGGCCGGTCGCGGATTCCGAGCTGCACCTCGAAGACCGCTGGGTGCTGAGCCGGCTGGCGACGGTGGCGGATGAAGTGACCGAACTGCTGGGCAAATATCAGTTCGACGCGGCGACGCGGAGTCTGCGGGAGTTCGTCTGGAACGAGTTCTGCGACTGGTATCTGGAGATGATCAAGCCCCGCCTGCGCGACGAGGCCCGCAAGCCCGCCGCCCAGCGCGTGCTGGTCCACGTCCTCGACACGATCCTCCGGCTGCTCCACCCGTTCACGCCGTTCATTACGGAAGAGCTGTGGCACCGGCTGAAAGAGATCGCCCCGCAGCGCGGCCTGCCGTCACCAACCGAAGCGTCGCCCGCCTGCATCGTCGCCCCCTGGCCGACGGATCTGGGCGTCTGGCGTCAGCCAGCCCTGGAAGCCCGCTTCCAGCGGCTGCAGGAACTGATCGTCGCGGTCCGCAACGTGCGCGGCACGTATAACATCAGCCCCGCCGCGTCCCTGTCGCTGGTCGTCCGCTGCCCGGCCGAGGCCGCGACCGATTTGACGTCTGTGGCCGATCAACTCAGCAACCTGGCCCGCGCGGAACTAACCGCCGCCGGTCCGGACGCCGTCCGCCCGAAGAGCAGCGCCAGCTTCTCGCTGGGGGACATCGACGGCTACATCCCGCTGGAAGGCCTGATCGACGTGGCCGCGGAGATCACCCGGCAGCAGAAGGAAGCGGAAAAGCTCCGCGGCTTCATCGCCGGCAGCGAGAAGAAGCTGACGAACAGCAGCTTCGTCGACCGCGCCCCGCCGGAAGTGGTGGCGGAAGTCCGCTCCACGCTGGAGAACCTCAAAAAGCAGCTCGCCAGCGTGGAAGACGTCCTGCAACAGCTCGCGGGGAATTGAAGAGCAGAGAATTCACCGCGGAGCCGCGGAGGACGCGGAGTCATGCCGGAGAAGACTTTAACCACGAATGGCACGAATCAACACGAATGAAGAAGGACCGAATTCGTAAACCACGAAAAACACGGAATTCACTGAGAAAGGAAGAACTGAGAAGTCCTCGTTCCCTCGTTCGCAGGCTCCGCCTCGTCTTCTCATCCGTTCATCCGTGCTGATTCGTGAAATTCGTGGTTCAGTCTCACTCGTCTTCGTCGAAGGGGACAAATTTCCACATTTTTCAAAAATTCGGCTAATCTGCTCTTGCAAACCTCCCGTACCAGAGTGAACGTGCGAATCGTCGGCGTGGGAAACGACATGCACGCAACGGGGCCACCCGGAGCGCTCGAGCGAATCCCCGCCGGCCAGCGGGCCTGGTCAGGGCCCATCACGGCCAGGTGGAAACGCCTAGTCGAGGGAGCGCACTTCGTGCGCGCTCACTCGGCGTCGAGATTCTTTCCCGTACTACGCGGGCCTCACAACCCGCCACCTGATCAACGCCAGCTCAAAGGATGCGGAGGAGCGGACTTCGACAACCCGCTCCGCCGCGTCCGAGCCGGTCGCTTATCGAGAAAGCCTCCCCGCAGGCCGCGCTCGCGCTGCGCGCTCAGCACCCCCGCGCGCCCTCTCTTCCAGTTTGCAATTTGCAATGAATTCCAATTCAAAATCAACTGCCATTGGCCTTTGCCTTGTTCCCAGGCTCTGCCTCGTCATTTCAGTTTCCGTCTCGTCTTGACGGATTCGTGTTGATTCGTGTCATTCGTGGTTCCCTCTCCTCCGGCTGTCTTCACTCCGCGTCCTCCGAGCCTCCGCGGTGAATCCTCTTTCCCCTCGTTCGTCAGCCGCTCAATCCCACGCCAGCGGCTGCTGCCACGCCTGCTTCAGTTCCCCGAGCCCGGCGTCGATCACGGTCGGTCCGGCGCCCGAAGCAATCACCACGCGGTCGGCGGTCGCGACCGTCCCCAGTCGCGTCAGCGGCAGACCCGCGAAGACCTTCTCGAAGGCCGTCGCGTCCGCCGGGGCGACTTCAACCACGAACCGCGTGGCCGATTCCGAGAACAGCAGCACGGCTGTCTGAGCGATTCCGCTGTCCTTCGCCAGACCGGTCAGGTCGACCTTCACGCCCAGCCCCCCGGCGAACGCCATCTCGGC harbors:
- a CDS encoding valine--tRNA ligase, yielding MTTEIPKQFEPQSVEAAWIPYWESNGYFNADPDSEKPPHVIMIPLPNVTGALHMGHALNGTLQDLITRWRRMQGYEALWMPGTDHAGIATQSVVERRLLEEEGKTRHDIGREALVERIWKWKESYEKRILGQLKRIGASCDWRRVRFTLDDVCSKAVRRTFFKMFRDGLIFRGKRLVNWDAFLQTAVADDEVYSEDIAGQFWTFNYPVVDDAGNDTGERISFSTTRPETMLGDTALCVHPTDERYTALVGKQVRIPVIGRLIPIIADALLADKELGTGCVKVTPAHDPNDYACGLRNKLPMINILNPDGTINGEGGEFAGLDRFDARARVVAEMQSLGHFEKVEDRQIPLKYSDRSKTPIEPYLSDQWFVKMDELAQKAIDAVDDGRVQFFPERYKSSYLDWLGEKRDWCISRQLWWGHRISVWRKTIKMGAKPDAYLIATQIPAYESVPTAPHGVKISDTYKDFVADQIMAGPEVDELTLLWCIDSGHSEFEKEAEKLGFVQDEDVLDTWFSSALWPHATLGWPDTEHNPPLAASAATSPTSARSLVEDAFPVVPLTGMTISPEAIVAVQADWARKHQAMPIAIEEDVLVVAFADEIDQERIDAIRFHANRELKVVLATASDVNAAIDRHYDSSSTLNAQPSTGTTNAVLNYFYPGSVLITSRDIITLWVARMVLTGLYNMGDVPFKHVHVHPKILDGFGQGMSKSKGNGVDPLELIERYGCDGMRFTIASFAGETQDVRLPVGYECPHCQAPIPQQQEHLKFKPGKPRIKCPKCKKESQYACPYYEPDEGEPVARIVIERFEYGRNFANKLWNAARFALLNLEGYTPGPVADSELHLEDRWVLSRLATVADEVTELLGKYQFDAATRSLREFVWNEFCDWYLEMIKPRLRDEARKPAAQRVLVHVLDTILRLLHPFTPFITEELWHRLKEIAPQRGLPSPTEASPACIVAPWPTDLGVWRQPALEARFQRLQELIVAVRNVRGTYNISPAASLSLVVRCPAEAATDLTSVADQLSNLARAELTAAGPDAVRPKSSASFSLGDIDGYIPLEGLIDVAAEITRQQKEAEKLRGFIAGSEKKLTNSSFVDRAPPEVVAEVRSTLENLKKQLASVEDVLQQLAGN